The following proteins are encoded in a genomic region of Shinella zoogloeoides:
- a CDS encoding sensor domain-containing diguanylate cyclase, with protein MISEDVLNSALRDLFDVSPVPFSISTTDFNSRYIKVNPAYLRLVGRSWEELAEKPLAIDLPYPIDLPARLERMHLLETQGFYDLTEVEMLRSDGQIFPTLITAQRRRIAGESLDIEIVIDNSERKALENAILHAARTDAMTGLHNRASFEAHLVEALSVTSDERRLSLAYIDLNRFKQVNDRFGHSIGDRVLKEVARRIREWSADGDFVARLGGDEFAVVSSFSSARPITLARYLGLAARIADLMQIDGQPIQVGAAIGIAQATHDMGFSAFLDNADRAMYEAKATGSLIEVRFDKPVHAREMKLSCG; from the coding sequence ATGATTTCCGAAGACGTTCTCAACTCGGCATTGCGCGACCTGTTCGACGTTTCCCCTGTTCCGTTCTCGATCTCGACGACCGACTTCAACTCCCGCTACATCAAGGTCAATCCGGCATATCTGCGGCTGGTCGGCCGTTCCTGGGAGGAACTGGCGGAAAAGCCGCTCGCCATCGATCTTCCCTACCCGATAGATCTTCCCGCCAGGCTCGAGCGGATGCATCTCCTCGAAACGCAGGGCTTCTACGACCTCACGGAAGTGGAGATGCTGAGAAGCGACGGGCAGATATTCCCGACGCTGATCACCGCGCAGCGTCGAAGGATCGCCGGCGAAAGCCTGGACATCGAGATCGTGATCGACAATTCGGAGCGCAAGGCGCTGGAGAACGCAATCCTCCATGCCGCCCGAACCGACGCGATGACGGGCCTTCACAACCGGGCCTCCTTCGAGGCCCATCTTGTCGAAGCCCTTTCCGTGACCTCCGACGAGCGCCGCCTGTCGCTGGCATATATAGACCTGAACCGCTTCAAGCAGGTGAACGACAGGTTCGGCCATTCCATCGGCGACCGTGTGTTGAAGGAGGTCGCCCGGCGGATACGCGAATGGAGCGCCGATGGCGATTTCGTCGCCCGGCTGGGCGGCGACGAGTTTGCCGTCGTTTCCTCGTTCAGCTCCGCTCGACCGATTACGCTCGCGCGCTATCTCGGCCTCGCGGCACGGATAGCGGATCTCATGCAGATCGATGGCCAGCCCATTCAGGTCGGCGCGGCCATCGGCATAGCGCAAGCCACGCACGATATGGGCTTCAGCGCCTTCCTCGATAATGCCGACAGGGCGATGTATGAGGCGAAGGCGACCGGCAGCCTGATCGAGGTCCGCTTCGATAAACCTGTCCATGCGCGCGAAATGAAGCTTAGCTGCGGCTAG
- a CDS encoding DUF992 domain-containing protein — translation MNKKLATALALTLAQVFATTAGAADMVIREEAPAYVDPGARDGVKIGMLTCDVGGGVGYVLGSAKSVDCVFKATNGEHDTYSGVIRKMGVDLGFTTQGRIIWAVFAPTAGYHQGSLGGLYQGATAEATVGVGIGTNVLIGGTSGSIHLQTISVSGQIGLNLAATGTSVTLTPQG, via the coding sequence ATGAACAAGAAGCTTGCAACTGCCCTGGCGTTGACCCTTGCGCAGGTTTTCGCGACGACGGCCGGCGCGGCGGACATGGTCATTCGCGAGGAAGCCCCCGCCTATGTCGATCCCGGCGCACGCGACGGGGTGAAAATCGGCATGCTGACCTGCGATGTCGGCGGCGGCGTCGGTTATGTGCTGGGCTCCGCCAAGAGCGTCGATTGCGTGTTCAAGGCGACGAACGGCGAGCACGACACCTATAGCGGCGTCATCCGCAAGATGGGCGTGGACCTCGGCTTCACGACGCAAGGCCGCATCATCTGGGCCGTGTTCGCCCCGACCGCCGGCTATCACCAGGGCTCGCTCGGTGGCCTCTACCAGGGCGCCACGGCGGAAGCGACCGTCGGTGTCGGGATCGGCACCAATGTGCTCATCGGCGGCACTTCCGGCTCGATCCATCTGCAGACGATCAGCGTCAGCGGACAGATCGGCCTCAACCTCGCCGCGACCGGTACTTCCGTAACGCTGACGCCGCAAGGCTGA
- a CDS encoding ABC transporter permease, with amino-acid sequence MGMIEAILLTVITAATPLVLASIGELVTERTGVLNLGVEGMMVMGAAIAFAATQVTGSPYIGILAGIAGGALFSLLFGFLTLTLVANQVATGLALTILGLGVSGQIGEPYVGMSGAKLEPIAIPLLADIPFIGPLLFKQDIIFYLSIAIVIGVNWFLFKSRAGLKVRAIGDNHASAHALGIHVIRTRYLAVMFGGACAGLAGAQLSLVYTPQWVENMSAGRGWIALALVVFASWRPWRVLLGGYLFGAVSISQLHAQAFGIGIPSQFLSALPYAATVIVLILISHNRRMTLINTPASLGKPFVPDR; translated from the coding sequence ATGGGCATGATCGAGGCCATTCTCCTGACCGTGATCACCGCGGCGACGCCGCTCGTGCTCGCCTCCATCGGCGAGCTCGTCACGGAGCGCACCGGCGTGCTCAATCTCGGCGTCGAGGGCATGATGGTGATGGGGGCGGCCATCGCCTTCGCCGCCACGCAGGTCACCGGATCGCCCTATATCGGCATTCTCGCCGGCATTGCCGGCGGCGCGCTGTTCTCGCTGCTCTTCGGCTTCCTGACGCTGACGCTCGTCGCCAACCAGGTGGCGACCGGTCTTGCGCTCACCATCCTGGGCCTCGGCGTTTCCGGCCAGATCGGCGAGCCCTATGTCGGCATGTCGGGCGCCAAGCTCGAGCCGATCGCGATCCCGCTGCTCGCCGACATTCCCTTCATCGGCCCGCTGCTCTTCAAGCAGGACATCATCTTCTACCTGTCGATCGCCATCGTCATCGGCGTCAACTGGTTCCTGTTCAAGAGCCGCGCGGGCCTGAAGGTCCGGGCGATCGGCGACAACCATGCCTCCGCCCATGCGCTCGGCATCCATGTCATCCGCACGCGCTATCTCGCCGTGATGTTCGGCGGCGCCTGCGCGGGCCTTGCCGGCGCGCAGCTCTCGCTGGTCTATACGCCGCAATGGGTGGAGAACATGTCGGCCGGGCGCGGCTGGATCGCGCTGGCGCTCGTCGTCTTCGCCTCGTGGAGGCCCTGGCGGGTGCTGCTCGGCGGCTATCTCTTCGGCGCGGTGTCGATCAGCCAGTTGCATGCGCAGGCCTTCGGCATCGGCATTCCGTCGCAGTTCCTGTCGGCTCTTCCCTATGCCGCCACTGTTATCGTACTAATCCTGATATCGCACAACCGGCGCATGACGCTGATCAACACGCCTGCCTCGCTCGGCAAGCCGTTCGTGCCGGATCGGTGA
- a CDS encoding FadR/GntR family transcriptional regulator, which produces MNTRTSHAQVVNELGRAIIAGEYPVGATLPGDAELAARFKVSRTVLREAMKTLAAKGLIVPRARIGTRVTPNTQWNLFDSDILTWYFAVGINEDFLLHLSEVRLAFEPHAAALAARHATEADISQMMRLAVAMGDSEHTAETLAMADLKFHLSVLEASRNPFLRTVGSLIEAALVGAFKLSSPAADRGKRGDVAATHIRIVEEIDRRDEEGARRAMENVIRVGRERVVQALREGQQVDG; this is translated from the coding sequence ATGAACACGCGCACCAGTCATGCGCAGGTGGTCAACGAGCTGGGCCGGGCCATCATCGCGGGCGAATACCCCGTCGGGGCGACGTTGCCGGGCGATGCCGAGCTTGCCGCCCGCTTCAAGGTTTCGCGCACGGTGCTGCGCGAGGCGATGAAGACGCTGGCCGCCAAGGGCCTCATCGTACCGCGTGCGCGCATCGGCACGCGCGTGACGCCGAACACGCAATGGAACCTTTTCGACAGCGATATCCTCACCTGGTACTTTGCCGTCGGCATCAACGAGGACTTCCTGCTGCACCTTTCGGAAGTGCGCCTCGCCTTCGAGCCGCATGCCGCCGCGCTTGCCGCCCGCCATGCCACGGAAGCCGACATCAGCCAGATGATGCGGCTGGCCGTCGCCATGGGCGATTCGGAGCATACTGCCGAGACGCTCGCCATGGCGGACCTGAAATTCCACCTCTCGGTTCTGGAAGCCTCGCGCAACCCGTTCCTGCGCACCGTGGGCAGCCTGATCGAGGCGGCGCTCGTCGGTGCCTTCAAGCTCAGCTCCCCCGCCGCCGACCGCGGCAAGAGGGGGGATGTGGCGGCAACGCATATCCGCATCGTCGAGGAGATCGACCGGCGGGACGAGGAGGGCGCGCGCCGGGCGATGGAGAATGTCATCCGCGTCGGCCGCGAACGTGTCGTTCAGGCCCTGCGCGAGGGGCAGCAGGTAGACGGATAG
- a CDS encoding BMP family ABC transporter substrate-binding protein gives MKKIILALATSAAVLGFAVAASAQDKTKICFIYVGSKTDGGYSEGHDRGRQELEKEMGDKIETAFLENVPEGPDAERAVERMARSGCALVFTTSFGFMDATIKVAQKFPDVKFEHATGFKSAENVGTYNARFYEGRYIQGVIAAKMSKKGVAGYIASFPIPEVVMGINAFMLGAQSVNPDFKVKVVWANTWADPGKEADAAKALADQGVDILTQHTDSTAPMQVAAERGIHAFGQASDMIAAGPKTQLTAIVDTWGAYYVKRTKAVLDGTWKSEQIWDGLKDGILTMAPYTNMPDDVKKAAEDVEAKIRSGELHPFTGPVKKQDGSDWLAAGQVSDDGTLLGMNFYVAGVDDKLPQ, from the coding sequence ATGAAGAAAATCATTCTCGCTCTCGCAACGTCGGCCGCCGTTCTCGGCTTCGCCGTCGCCGCCAGCGCCCAGGACAAGACGAAGATCTGCTTCATCTATGTCGGCTCCAAGACGGACGGCGGCTATTCGGAAGGCCACGACCGCGGCCGCCAGGAACTCGAGAAGGAGATGGGCGACAAGATCGAGACCGCCTTCCTCGAAAACGTGCCGGAAGGCCCGGATGCCGAACGCGCCGTCGAGCGCATGGCGCGCTCGGGCTGCGCGCTCGTCTTCACCACGTCCTTCGGCTTCATGGATGCGACGATCAAGGTTGCGCAGAAGTTCCCGGACGTGAAGTTCGAGCACGCGACCGGCTTCAAGAGCGCGGAAAACGTCGGCACCTACAATGCCCGCTTCTATGAAGGCCGCTACATCCAGGGCGTGATCGCCGCCAAGATGTCCAAGAAGGGCGTCGCTGGCTACATCGCCTCCTTCCCGATTCCGGAAGTCGTGATGGGCATCAACGCCTTCATGCTCGGCGCGCAGTCCGTCAACCCGGACTTCAAGGTCAAGGTCGTCTGGGCCAATACCTGGGCCGACCCGGGCAAGGAAGCCGATGCCGCCAAGGCGCTCGCCGACCAGGGCGTCGACATCCTGACGCAGCACACCGACTCCACCGCGCCGATGCAGGTCGCCGCCGAGCGCGGCATCCACGCCTTCGGCCAGGCCTCCGACATGATCGCGGCCGGCCCGAAAACCCAGCTCACCGCCATCGTCGACACCTGGGGCGCCTATTACGTCAAGCGCACCAAGGCCGTTCTCGACGGCACCTGGAAGTCCGAGCAGATCTGGGACGGCCTGAAGGACGGCATCCTCACCATGGCGCCCTATACCAACATGCCGGACGACGTGAAGAAGGCCGCGGAAGACGTCGAAGCGAAGATCCGCTCCGGCGAGCTGCACCCCTTCACCGGTCCGGTCAAGAAGCAGGACGGCTCCGACTGGCTGGCCGCCGGCCAGGTTTCGGACGACGGCACGCTGCTCGGTATGAACTTCTACGTCGCCGGCGTCGACGACAAGCTGCCGCAGTAA
- a CDS encoding ABC transporter permease, protein MRIELEKRANPSTFYSILSPFLALGLTVIAGGIMFALLGKSPGSALYSFFIEPLLDVWSLHEIAIKAAPLILIGVGLSVCYRSNNWNIGAEGQFIAGAIAGSIVPVVFHDWHSSLVLPLMLIFGMVGGALYAGVPAFLKAHMNTNEILTSLMLVYIAQLFLDWLVRGPWRSPDAYNFPVTRDFAPEAILPELVSSGRANLGFAFAVIAAVALWVMMRYTLKGFEITVLGQSERAGRFAGFSSKRMIWFSMLLSGALAGLAGISEVSGTIGKLQPIISPGYGFTAIIVAFLGRLNPLGIIAAGLFLALTYVGGEAVQLTLTVSDKVTRVFQGLLLFFVLSCDTLIQYKIRLVFSRLTRGNEGAL, encoded by the coding sequence ATGCGCATTGAACTCGAAAAGCGCGCCAATCCCTCGACATTCTATTCCATCCTCTCGCCCTTCCTGGCGCTTGGCCTGACGGTCATTGCCGGCGGCATCATGTTCGCGCTGCTCGGCAAGAGCCCGGGATCGGCGCTCTACAGCTTCTTCATTGAGCCGCTGCTAGACGTCTGGTCGCTGCACGAGATCGCGATCAAGGCTGCGCCGCTGATCCTGATCGGCGTCGGCCTTTCCGTCTGCTACCGCTCGAACAACTGGAACATCGGCGCCGAGGGGCAGTTCATCGCCGGGGCGATTGCGGGCTCCATCGTGCCGGTCGTCTTCCACGACTGGCATTCCTCGCTCGTCCTGCCGCTGATGCTGATCTTCGGCATGGTCGGCGGCGCGCTCTATGCCGGCGTGCCCGCCTTCCTCAAGGCACATATGAACACCAACGAGATCCTGACGAGCCTGATGCTGGTCTATATCGCCCAGCTCTTCCTCGACTGGCTCGTGCGTGGCCCCTGGCGCAGTCCCGATGCCTACAACTTCCCGGTGACGCGCGATTTCGCGCCGGAGGCGATCCTTCCCGAGCTCGTTTCCTCCGGTAGGGCCAATCTCGGTTTCGCCTTTGCCGTCATCGCGGCTGTCGCGCTCTGGGTCATGATGCGCTACACGCTGAAGGGCTTCGAGATCACCGTGCTCGGCCAGTCGGAGCGGGCAGGGCGCTTTGCCGGCTTCTCGTCAAAGCGCATGATCTGGTTCTCCATGCTGCTGTCCGGCGCGCTTGCCGGCCTTGCCGGCATTTCCGAGGTCAGCGGCACCATCGGCAAACTGCAGCCGATCATCTCGCCCGGCTATGGCTTCACGGCGATCATCGTCGCCTTCCTCGGACGCCTCAATCCGCTCGGCATCATCGCGGCGGGCCTGTTCCTGGCGCTCACCTATGTCGGCGGCGAGGCGGTGCAACTGACGCTTACCGTCTCCGACAAGGTCACGCGCGTCTTCCAGGGGCTGCTGCTCTTCTTCGTGCTCTCCTGCGATACGCTCATCCAGTACAAGATCCGGCTGGTCTTCTCCCGCCTTACCCGTGGAAACGAGGGAGCGCTCTGA
- a CDS encoding septal ring lytic transglycosylase RlpA family protein, translating into MKKSANRLGQGLRFIAIPLVCAGLAACATTAQAPKKKVRSKEFFSESEYGVKASPRIVEDGQPVPKGGGRYQLGKAYQVRGKWYQPKEEMGYSKTGLASWYGSAFHGRKTANGEVYDRYHLSAAHPTFPLPSYARVTNLENGTSVIVRVNDRGPFHENRLIDVSSKTADLLDMKRTGTAKVRVQYVGKAPLEGNDMPYLMASYVQKGSRIPAVDPGGQIATGVMVASADTRAMPSTGEDTFSMPEQSAMTALTKTAPQAIPFQVMEQEFVLLPEIGPVPMERPDFVPQLSGGSYAAAYADERVRDASGAFDAILTLDGQLTPLSALADKAG; encoded by the coding sequence TTGAAGAAGAGTGCGAACCGTCTTGGCCAAGGCCTTCGGTTCATCGCAATTCCGCTGGTCTGCGCAGGCCTTGCCGCCTGTGCGACGACGGCTCAAGCTCCCAAGAAGAAGGTCCGCAGCAAGGAATTCTTCTCCGAATCCGAATATGGCGTGAAGGCGAGCCCCCGTATCGTCGAGGATGGCCAGCCCGTGCCGAAGGGCGGCGGGCGCTACCAGCTCGGCAAGGCCTATCAGGTCCGCGGCAAGTGGTATCAGCCGAAGGAAGAGATGGGCTACAGCAAGACCGGTCTTGCTTCCTGGTACGGTTCGGCCTTCCACGGCCGCAAGACGGCGAACGGCGAGGTCTACGACCGCTACCATCTTTCCGCCGCCCATCCGACCTTCCCGCTGCCGAGCTACGCCCGCGTCACCAATCTCGAAAACGGCACGTCGGTCATCGTGCGCGTCAACGACCGCGGCCCGTTCCACGAAAACCGCCTGATCGACGTCTCGTCCAAGACGGCCGACCTCCTCGACATGAAGCGCACCGGCACGGCCAAGGTGCGCGTGCAATATGTCGGCAAGGCGCCGCTCGAGGGCAACGACATGCCCTATCTCATGGCCTCCTACGTACAGAAGGGATCGCGCATTCCGGCGGTCGATCCGGGCGGCCAGATCGCGACCGGCGTCATGGTGGCTTCCGCCGATACGCGTGCGATGCCTTCGACAGGCGAAGATACGTTCTCCATGCCGGAGCAGAGCGCGATGACGGCGCTCACCAAGACCGCGCCGCAGGCCATTCCCTTCCAGGTCATGGAGCAGGAATTCGTGCTCCTGCCCGAAATCGGCCCGGTGCCGATGGAGCGGCCGGATTTCGTTCCGCAGCTTTCCGGCGGCAGCTATGCGGCCGCCTATGCGGATGAGCGGGTGCGGGATGCCTCCGGCGCCTTCGACGCCATCCTCACGCTCGACGGCCAGTTGACGCCGCTTTCCGCGCTCGCCGACAAGGCGGGTTGA